The following coding sequences lie in one Glycine soja cultivar W05 chromosome 16, ASM419377v2, whole genome shotgun sequence genomic window:
- the LOC114391064 gene encoding probable protein phosphatase 2C 55 → MAAPASNAVLLGDVHFDDVAAKPCGVHFRGETRRGALRATVNLRKPKTLSGILNFGCSTSDASWRSWNPSSLHRNSSFACCSAETTPHVQHLATSTFSIDQTNFGGERLKLFSGSCYLPHPDKEDTGGEDAHFICTDEQAIGVADGVGGWADVGVNAGLFARELMSHSVRAIEEEPKNSINPARVLEKAHSCTKAKGSSTACIITLTDTGLHAINLGDSGFIVVRDGCTIFRSPVQQHGFNFTYQLESGNGGDLPSSGEVFTIPVAPGDVVVAGTDGLFDNLYNDEVTEVVLHSVRAGLEPQVTAQKIAVLARQRALDRNRPTPFSTAAQEAGFRYYGGKLDDITVVVSYITGSTCVSFSPS, encoded by the exons ATGGCCGCTCCCGCCTCCAACGCTGTGCTCCTCGGAGACGTTCACTTCGACGACGTCGCCGCAAAGCCTTGCGGCGTTCACTTCCGCGGCGAAACGCGGCGAGGCGCGCTCCGAGCCACCGTGAATCTCCGAAAGCCGAAAACGTTGAGCGGTATTCTGAATTTCGGGTGTTCCACATCGGATGCAAGTTGGAGGAGCTGGAATCCGAGTTCGCTCCACAGGAACTCGTCCTTCGCTTGCTGCTCCGCCGAGACAACGCCGCATGTTCAGCACCTCGCAACCTCCACCTTCTCGATTGACCA GACTAATTTTGGTGGCGAGAGGTTGAAGCTGTTTTCGGGGTCATGTTACCTACCACATCCGGATAAGGAGGACACAGGTGGAGAGGATGCACATTTTATTTGCACAGATGAACAAGCAATTGGTGTTGCAGATGGTGTAGGTGGCTGGGCAGATGTTGGTGTTAATGCTGGACTCTTTGCTCGAGAACTCATGTCTCATTCTGTTAGAGCAATTGAAGAGGAACCCAAAAATTCTATTAATCCGGCTAGGGTTTTAGAGAAGGCTCACTCATGTACAAAGGCCAAGGGTTCATCAACAGCTTGTATCATTACCCTTACTGACACG GGACTACATGCCATTAATTTGGGTGACAGTGGGTTCATCGTGGTTAGAGATGGATGCACCATTTTCAGGTCCCCTGTTCAACAGCATGGCTTCAATTTTACATATCAACTGGAGAGTGGCAATGGAGGTGATCTACCCAGCTCTGGTGAG GTCTTTACAATACCTGTTGCCCCAGGAGATGTTGTCGTTGCTGGAACAGATGGATTGTTTGACAATCTGTACAATGATGAGGTCACTGAAGTTGTTTTACATTCAGTTAGAGCTGGACTAGAACCCCAAGTAACTGCTCAGAAGATAGCAGTACTGGCTCGTCAACGAGCACTGGACAGGAATAGGCCGACACCATTTTCTACGGCTGCTCAAGAGGCTGGGTTCCGTTATTATGGTGGCAAACTTGATGACATAACAGTTGTTGTGTCATACATAACCGGCTCAACATGTGTGAGTTTTTCGCCATCTTAG